A portion of the Suricata suricatta isolate VVHF042 chromosome 11, meerkat_22Aug2017_6uvM2_HiC, whole genome shotgun sequence genome contains these proteins:
- the LRRC10B gene encoding leucine-rich repeat-containing protein 10B yields the protein MGAEPSLHKSSDATHCEKGQRLYVSGAGLRELPEEIEELRELRILALDFNKLERLPDGLCRLPRLTRLYLGGNRLLALPADFAQLQSLRCLWIEGNFLRRFPRPLLRLAALQSLQMGDNRLRALPAELPRMTGLRGLWLYGNRFEEFPPALLRMGRLHILDLDRNRLGGFPDLHPLRALRVFSYDHNPVTGPPRVADTVFLVGEGAVERMAERDEPTPRPPPRRPAKAFEDEEEEDLLIGGGSSRALGPPGGSLPALEAAAGLGT from the exons ATGGGGGCGGAGCCAAGTCTCCACAAATCCTCAGACGCCACCCACTGCgaaaagggccagaga CTGTACGTGAGCGGCGCGGGGCTGCGCGAGCTGCCCGAGGAGATCGAGGAGCTGCGCGAGCTGCGCATCCTGGCGCTCGACTTCAACAAGCTCGAGCGCCTGCCCGACGGCCTGTGTCGCCTGCCGCGCCTCACGCGCCTCTACCTGGGCGGCAACCGGCTGCTGGCGCTGCCCGCGGACTTCGCGCAGCTGCAGAGTCTGCGCTGCCTCTGGATCGAGGGCAACTTCCTGCGGCGCTTCCCGCGGCCGCTGCTGCGCCTGGCGGCGCTGCAGTCGCTGCAGATGGGCGACAACCGGCTGCGCGCGCTGCCCGCCGAGCTGCCGCGCATGACCGGCCTGCGCGGCCTCTGGCTCTACGGCAACCGCTTCGAGGAGTTCCCGCCCGCGCTGCTGCGCATGGGCCGCCTGCACATCCTCGACCTGGACCGCAACCGCCTAGGCGGCTTCCCGGACCTGCACCCGCTGCGCGCCCTGCGCGTCTTCTCCTACGATCACAACCCGGTCACCGGGCCCCCGCGCGTCGCCGACACCGTCTTCCTCGTGGGCGAGGGCGCGGTCGAGCGCATGGCCGAGCGCGACGAGCCCACGCCCCGGCCGCCGCCCCGCCGCCCAGCCAAGGCTTttgaggatgaggaggaagaagaccTACTCATAGGGGGCGGTAGCTCCCGGGCTCTGGGCCCCCCGGGGGGCAGCCTCCCCGCCCTGGAAGCCGCCGCAGGACTGGGCACCTGA